One Streptomyces sp. V4I8 genomic window carries:
- a CDS encoding ATP-binding protein — protein MAAPENELTHTIRNFSVLLSPTPRGARLARLLAREQLRSWGLPFDSAEHIVAELANNAATHGRVSGRDFRLTLYVVGDTLRVEVTDTRGDLLPRRTPTAPDAESGRGLLLVEALADRWGAAPGPYPRKTVWAELKVRGSR, from the coding sequence ATGGCTGCCCCTGAAAACGAACTCACCCACACCATCCGCAACTTCAGCGTGCTCCTGTCCCCCACGCCCCGGGGCGCCCGCCTCGCCCGCCTCCTCGCGAGGGAGCAACTCCGCAGCTGGGGGCTACCGTTCGACTCGGCGGAGCACATCGTGGCCGAACTGGCCAACAACGCGGCCACCCACGGCCGCGTCTCGGGCCGGGACTTCCGCCTGACGCTCTACGTCGTGGGCGACACCCTCCGCGTCGAGGTGACGGACACGCGCGGCGACCTCCTGCCCCGGCGCACACCGACCGCCCCGGACGCCGAGTCCGGCCGGGGCCTGCTCCTGGTGGAGGCGCTGGCCGACCGGTGGGGTGCGGCGCCGGGGCCGTATCCGCGCAAGACGGTCTGGGCCGAGCTGAAGGTACGCGGAAGCCGGTGA
- a CDS encoding metallophosphoesterase, producing the protein MRCCFSAHLPALAALSAFPGPCEVLRSGARLAPALLRSASAAMQRARSHHPDDLLAVSLELVTLTEDSAVITWYTGIPGTDDGLGHPLPALTEGEVVYGTHPSRLNRTASEDRPTAHHQVELTGLEPGQTYYYQARSRGTAATPTPLHLVRGNAVGTSTFGFGASGGPYSFTTPEPPPGRHLLSVALCNDLHLGETTAGLVGGFPLLRGVPQQPGRAPYPELMSRALVEEARRRGADVLLAGGDISAGGAAHDLGEARRILDGFGAHGRDYFVVRGNHDRSRDNASFHTAFPAAEGGPGYFARDLDGLRIIGLDTYVKTGNGADAGGLGPEQLAWFRARLREAPDQPTLVFGHHPLTVRDSVFPVTRGQQLDRRQARAVVDAYASAPGVFLHHAGHTHRNKRTVLSRAPHVTQQEVAAAKEYPGGFTLLRIHSGGYALNHYKAGDLAARQWSERSRRVAAGLWPHHALGRSVTDRNSVTAHDLSGVTGRG; encoded by the coding sequence ATGCGCTGCTGCTTCTCCGCCCACCTCCCCGCCCTCGCGGCACTGTCGGCCTTCCCCGGCCCCTGCGAGGTGCTGCGCTCAGGTGCCCGCCTCGCCCCCGCCCTGCTGCGGTCGGCGTCCGCCGCCATGCAGCGGGCCCGCTCCCACCACCCCGACGACCTGCTCGCGGTCAGCCTCGAACTCGTCACCCTCACCGAGGACAGCGCCGTCATCACCTGGTACACCGGGATCCCCGGCACCGACGACGGCCTGGGCCACCCCCTCCCCGCGCTCACCGAGGGCGAGGTCGTCTACGGCACCCACCCCTCCCGGCTCAACCGCACGGCGTCCGAGGACCGGCCGACCGCCCATCACCAGGTCGAACTCACCGGCCTGGAGCCGGGGCAGACGTACTACTACCAGGCCCGCTCCCGGGGCACGGCCGCGACGCCCACCCCGCTGCATCTCGTGCGCGGCAACGCGGTGGGCACGTCGACGTTCGGCTTCGGTGCGAGCGGCGGGCCGTACTCCTTCACCACCCCCGAGCCGCCGCCCGGCCGGCACCTGCTGTCGGTCGCGCTCTGCAACGACCTGCATCTCGGCGAGACGACCGCGGGCCTCGTCGGCGGCTTTCCCCTGTTGCGCGGGGTGCCGCAGCAGCCGGGGCGGGCGCCGTATCCGGAGCTCATGAGCCGCGCCCTGGTCGAGGAGGCCCGACGGCGCGGGGCGGACGTACTGCTGGCCGGGGGCGACATCTCGGCGGGCGGGGCGGCGCACGACCTCGGCGAGGCCCGGCGGATCCTGGACGGATTCGGCGCGCACGGCCGGGACTACTTCGTCGTACGCGGCAACCACGACCGCTCCCGGGACAACGCCAGCTTCCACACCGCGTTCCCAGCCGCCGAGGGCGGGCCGGGGTACTTCGCCCGTGACCTCGACGGGCTGCGGATCATCGGTCTCGACACCTACGTCAAGACCGGCAACGGCGCCGACGCGGGCGGGCTCGGGCCCGAGCAACTGGCGTGGTTCCGGGCGAGGTTGAGGGAGGCCCCGGACCAGCCGACGCTCGTCTTCGGCCACCATCCGCTGACCGTGCGGGACTCGGTCTTCCCAGTGACCCGCGGCCAGCAGCTGGACCGCCGCCAGGCCCGTGCCGTCGTCGACGCCTACGCGTCCGCGCCCGGCGTCTTCCTCCACCACGCGGGGCACACCCACCGCAACAAACGCACCGTGCTGTCGCGGGCCCCGCACGTCACCCAGCAGGAGGTCGCCGCCGCCAAGGAGTACCCCGGCGGCTTCACCCTGTTGCGCATCCACTCCGGCGGTTACGCCCTCAACCACTACAAGGCCGGTGACCTGGCGGCCCGTCAGTGGAGCGAGCGCAGTCGACGGGTGGCCGCGGGACTGTGGCCCCACCATGCCCTGGGCCGCTCGGTCACCGACCGCAACAGCGTGACGGCGCACGACCTGTCGGGCGTCACGGGGCGCGGATAG
- a CDS encoding YbaK/EbsC family protein, translating to MTRFTDALRELGLTDLDARIRHFPEGARTAAEAAAAIGCELSQICKSLIFAADGVPVLVLMDGASRVDVELVRKELGAQKVTRAKADVVRETTGYAIGGVPPFGHRTKTRVLADRSLLGHELVWAAAGNPHAVFPMAPKDLVTHAGATVVDVREQTRTS from the coding sequence ATGACCCGTTTCACCGATGCCCTGCGTGAGCTAGGGCTGACCGACCTCGACGCCCGGATCCGCCACTTCCCGGAGGGCGCCCGTACTGCCGCCGAGGCAGCCGCCGCGATCGGGTGTGAGCTCAGTCAGATCTGCAAGTCGCTGATCTTCGCGGCCGACGGCGTGCCCGTGCTGGTGCTGATGGACGGCGCCTCCCGCGTCGACGTGGAGCTGGTCCGCAAGGAACTCGGCGCCCAGAAGGTCACGCGGGCCAAGGCGGACGTCGTACGGGAGACCACCGGGTACGCCATCGGCGGCGTGCCGCCCTTCGGGCACCGTACGAAGACGCGCGTGCTCGCCGACCGTTCGCTGCTCGGTCACGAGCTCGTCTGGGCCGCCGCCGGGAACCCGCACGCCGTCTTCCCCATGGCGCCCAAGGACCTCGTCACCCACGCCGGCGCCACCGTGGTGGACGTGCGCGAGCAGACGCGGACTTCGTGA
- a CDS encoding helix-turn-helix domain-containing protein: MDEAGWDVEPGDEIEPVVQAVGHLLKVCREAAGMRAAEFGEIMGYGEDMIRKMERGQRIPRPEFLDRADDVLRAQGHLKAFKWQMEQARYPKKVRKLKEMEERAVEMMLYSNHNIHGLLQTPEYARTLYEMRQPALSPDVVEREAAARMARKSVFDRDPAPTLGFVQEQVTLERPYGGKMVLRRQLEHLLEVSQLRNVTVQVMPTDREEHAGAAGQIEVLKFGDGTAIGRSDGAFNGRPVSSPRDLRILELRYGMIRAQALTPRESQAFIEQVLGRL, encoded by the coding sequence GTGGACGAGGCCGGTTGGGATGTCGAGCCGGGGGACGAGATCGAGCCGGTGGTCCAGGCGGTGGGGCATTTGCTCAAGGTCTGCCGGGAGGCCGCGGGGATGAGGGCGGCCGAGTTCGGGGAGATCATGGGCTACGGCGAGGACATGATCCGCAAGATGGAGCGGGGGCAGCGGATTCCCCGACCGGAGTTCCTGGACAGGGCGGACGACGTGCTGAGGGCGCAGGGGCACCTCAAGGCGTTCAAGTGGCAGATGGAGCAGGCCCGGTATCCGAAGAAGGTGCGGAAGCTGAAGGAGATGGAGGAGCGGGCGGTTGAGATGATGCTGTACAGCAACCACAACATCCATGGCCTGTTGCAGACGCCGGAGTACGCACGGACGCTGTACGAGATGAGGCAGCCCGCGCTCTCGCCGGACGTGGTGGAGCGGGAAGCCGCCGCGCGCATGGCCCGTAAGTCGGTCTTCGACCGGGACCCCGCCCCGACGCTCGGTTTCGTCCAGGAACAAGTGACGCTGGAACGCCCGTACGGTGGGAAGATGGTGTTGCGCCGACAGCTCGAACACCTCCTGGAGGTATCGCAGTTGCGGAACGTCACCGTCCAGGTCATGCCGACCGACCGTGAGGAGCACGCTGGAGCGGCGGGCCAGATCGAAGTGCTGAAGTTTGGTGACGGCACGGCGATCGGACGTTCCGACGGCGCGTTCAACGGCCGCCCGGTCTCAAGCCCCAGGGATCTTCGTATCCTTGAACTCCGCTATGGCATGATCCGGGCGCAGGCTCTCACGCCGAGGGAGTCACAGGCCTTCATCGAGCAAGTGCTGGGGAGACTATGA
- a CDS encoding TetR/AcrR family transcriptional regulator encodes MTEIATARRSRITPEREAELYGAVLDLLREVGYDALTMDAVAARTRSSKATLYRQWGGKAELVAKAVRHSKPGGFGLEEIDTGSLRGDLHALTLRSDDCEMEQNSALMRGLAMAVHGNPDLLKAFREHLVEPEIAEFRRIVRRAVERGEVSADNPAAGFMMHMMLGAFVARTLLDEQPPTQAFLLSYIDAVVLPALGAPVS; translated from the coding sequence TGTACGGGGCCGTGCTCGACCTGCTCCGGGAAGTCGGCTACGACGCCCTCACCATGGACGCCGTGGCGGCCCGCACCCGGTCCAGCAAGGCCACCCTCTACCGCCAGTGGGGCGGCAAGGCCGAGCTGGTGGCGAAGGCGGTGCGGCACAGCAAGCCGGGCGGCTTCGGCCTCGAAGAGATCGACACCGGATCGCTCCGCGGCGATCTGCACGCCCTCACCCTGCGCTCGGACGACTGCGAGATGGAGCAGAACTCCGCGCTGATGCGGGGTCTGGCCATGGCGGTCCACGGCAATCCGGACCTGCTGAAGGCCTTCCGCGAGCATCTCGTCGAACCGGAGATCGCGGAATTCCGTCGCATCGTGCGGCGGGCGGTCGAGCGGGGCGAGGTCTCCGCGGACAACCCGGCGGCCGGGTTCATGATGCACATGATGCTCGGCGCGTTCGTCGCCCGCACGCTGCTCGACGAGCAGCCGCCCACCCAGGCGTTCCTCCTTTCGTACATCGACGCCGTGGTCCTCCCCGCCCTCGGCGCGCCCGTCAGCTGA
- a CDS encoding MMPL family transporter, which produces MATFLYKLGRLAFRRRHFVALIWVALLTLAGVGAASAPSAGSTSFSIPGTEAQKAFDLLEQRFPGSSADGGTARVVFKAPEGEKMTDAANKATVEKTVKELSDGSEVVSVADPYQAHAVSKNGTIAYASVRYEVPGMELKDASRDALEDAGQQARDAGLTVEIGGDALQTTPEAAASEVIGLAVAAVVLVITFGSLVAAGLPLLTALIGVGIGVSVITALANALDLGSTTSTLAMMIGLAVGIDYALFIVSRYRAELAEGRDREEAVGRATGTAGSAVVFAGLTVVIALAGLAVVDVPMLTKMGLAAAGTVVIAVLIALTMVPALLGYAGRKVKPAGEKGKLLGGRKKSAADKAASGNAAPAKPNMGTRWASFVVRRPVAVLLLGVVGLGAAALPATSLELGLPDDGSQPTSTTQRRAYDLLSEGFGPGFNGPLMVVVDAKASDAPKNVVNDVTSEIKGLKDVVTVTPATYNKAGDTATITVIPDSKPSSGSTEDLVHSIREAGAEIKSDTDASVLVTGTTAMNIDFSQKLNDALVPYLILVVGLAFLLLILVFRSILVPLKAALGFLLSVLAALGAVVAVFQWGWLASLFGVEETGPVMSMMPIFMVGVVFGLAMDYEVFLVTRMREAYVHGEKPSQAVVTGFRHSARVVVAAALIMIAVFAGFIGASESMVKMIGFGLAIAVLFDAFVVRMAIVPAVLALLGKKAWWLPKWLDRALPNVDVEGESLRTEAETGKDTDADEDRALARV; this is translated from the coding sequence GTGGCCACGTTCCTCTACAAACTCGGCCGGCTCGCCTTCCGGCGACGGCACTTCGTCGCCCTGATATGGGTCGCGCTGCTGACGCTCGCGGGCGTCGGCGCGGCCAGCGCTCCCAGCGCCGGATCCACCTCCTTCTCCATTCCGGGCACGGAAGCGCAGAAGGCTTTCGACCTGCTCGAACAACGTTTCCCCGGCAGCAGCGCGGACGGCGGTACCGCCCGGGTCGTCTTCAAGGCGCCGGAGGGGGAGAAGATGACGGACGCCGCCAACAAGGCGACCGTCGAGAAGACCGTGAAGGAGCTGTCCGACGGCTCCGAGGTCGTCTCCGTCGCCGACCCCTACCAGGCGCACGCCGTCAGCAAGAACGGCACGATCGCCTACGCCTCCGTGCGGTACGAGGTCCCCGGCATGGAACTGAAGGACGCCAGCAGGGACGCGCTGGAGGACGCCGGGCAGCAGGCGCGGGACGCCGGGCTGACCGTGGAGATCGGCGGTGACGCGCTCCAGACGACGCCCGAGGCCGCCGCCTCCGAGGTCATCGGTCTCGCCGTCGCCGCGGTCGTTCTCGTCATCACCTTCGGCTCGCTGGTCGCGGCCGGACTGCCGCTGCTCACCGCCCTCATCGGCGTCGGCATCGGTGTCTCGGTGATCACCGCGCTGGCCAACGCACTGGACCTGGGTTCCACCACCTCCACCCTGGCCATGATGATCGGCCTCGCGGTCGGCATCGACTACGCGCTCTTCATCGTCTCCCGCTACCGCGCCGAACTGGCCGAGGGCCGCGACCGCGAGGAGGCGGTCGGCCGGGCCACCGGCACGGCGGGCTCCGCGGTGGTCTTCGCCGGTCTCACCGTGGTGATCGCCCTGGCCGGCCTGGCCGTCGTCGACGTTCCGATGCTCACGAAGATGGGCCTCGCGGCCGCGGGCACGGTCGTGATCGCGGTGCTGATCGCGCTGACCATGGTCCCCGCGCTGCTCGGCTACGCGGGCCGCAAGGTGAAGCCGGCAGGCGAGAAGGGCAAGCTCCTCGGGGGCCGCAAGAAGTCCGCCGCGGACAAGGCGGCTTCGGGCAACGCGGCTCCGGCCAAGCCGAACATGGGCACGCGCTGGGCCAGCTTCGTCGTACGCCGTCCCGTGGCCGTCCTCCTCCTCGGCGTAGTCGGTCTCGGTGCCGCGGCCCTCCCGGCGACCTCCCTCGAACTGGGCCTGCCGGACGACGGTTCGCAGCCGACCTCGACCACGCAGCGCCGGGCCTACGACCTGCTCTCGGAGGGCTTCGGCCCCGGCTTCAACGGCCCGCTCATGGTCGTCGTCGACGCCAAGGCGAGCGATGCCCCCAAGAACGTCGTCAACGACGTCACCAGCGAGATCAAGGGCCTCAAGGACGTCGTGACGGTGACCCCGGCGACGTACAACAAGGCGGGCGACACGGCGACGATCACCGTGATCCCCGACTCCAAGCCCTCGTCGGGCTCGACCGAGGACCTGGTGCACTCCATTCGTGAGGCCGGCGCGGAGATCAAGTCCGACACGGACGCGAGCGTGCTGGTCACCGGCACGACGGCGATGAACATCGACTTCTCGCAGAAGCTGAACGACGCGCTGGTGCCGTATCTGATCCTGGTGGTCGGTCTCGCCTTCCTGCTCCTGATCCTGGTGTTCCGCTCGATCCTGGTCCCGCTGAAGGCGGCCCTCGGCTTCCTCCTGTCGGTGCTCGCGGCGCTCGGCGCGGTCGTCGCTGTCTTCCAGTGGGGCTGGCTCGCGAGCCTCTTCGGGGTCGAGGAGACCGGTCCGGTCATGTCGATGATGCCGATCTTCATGGTCGGCGTGGTCTTCGGCCTGGCCATGGACTACGAGGTGTTCCTGGTGACCCGGATGCGCGAGGCGTACGTCCACGGCGAGAAGCCGAGCCAGGCCGTGGTGACCGGGTTCCGGCACAGCGCCCGGGTGGTGGTGGCCGCCGCGCTGATCATGATCGCGGTGTTCGCCGGCTTCATCGGCGCCAGCGAGTCGATGGTCAAGATGATCGGCTTCGGACTCGCCATCGCCGTCCTCTTCGACGCCTTCGTCGTCCGCATGGCGATCGTCCCGGCGGTGCTCGCCCTGCTCGGCAAGAAGGCCTGGTGGCTGCCGAAGTGGCTGGACCGCGCCCTGCCGAACGTCGACGTCGAGGGCGAGAGCCTGCGCACGGAGGCCGAGACGGGGAAGGACACGGACGCCGACGAGGACCGTGCGCTGGCGCGCGTCTGA
- a CDS encoding EamA family transporter, whose protein sequence is MTPLVTAAVLLAAVTHASWNAVAHKITDKLVGFTLITGGGVLIGLALIPFAAFPAAEAWPYLLASALVHIVYFALLMKSFRLGDFGQAYPIARGTAPLVVAVAAAFVAHEVPDGWAAAGIAVSCAGLTGVALWGLRGNPPNWAAIGAALATGLSIAAYTVLDGLGVRASGSSLGYIAWLMAVQGLAVPAYAGWRWRRETVTVLRPFAGVGLLGAALSFAAYALVLWAQTKAELAPIAALRESSIIVGAAIGAVFFKERFGAPRVLAAGLLVIGIGLMLHAG, encoded by the coding sequence GTGACCCCGCTGGTCACCGCCGCCGTCCTGCTCGCGGCCGTCACACACGCCAGTTGGAACGCCGTCGCCCACAAGATCACCGACAAGCTGGTGGGGTTCACGCTCATCACGGGCGGCGGGGTGCTGATCGGCCTGGCGCTCATCCCCTTCGCGGCGTTCCCGGCGGCGGAGGCCTGGCCGTATCTCCTCGCCTCGGCCCTCGTCCACATCGTCTACTTCGCGCTGCTCATGAAGTCGTTCCGGCTGGGCGACTTCGGGCAGGCCTACCCCATCGCGCGCGGCACCGCGCCGCTCGTCGTCGCCGTGGCCGCCGCCTTCGTCGCCCACGAGGTGCCCGACGGGTGGGCCGCCGCCGGGATCGCCGTGTCCTGTGCGGGACTCACGGGCGTCGCCCTGTGGGGTCTGCGGGGGAACCCGCCCAACTGGGCCGCGATCGGCGCGGCGTTGGCGACCGGGCTGAGCATCGCGGCGTACACCGTGCTGGACGGGCTGGGAGTGCGGGCCTCCGGGTCGTCCCTCGGGTATATCGCCTGGCTGATGGCGGTGCAGGGGCTCGCCGTACCTGCGTACGCCGGGTGGCGCTGGCGCCGGGAGACGGTCACGGTGCTGCGGCCGTTCGCCGGGGTGGGACTGCTGGGTGCCGCACTGTCCTTCGCCGCGTACGCACTGGTCCTGTGGGCGCAGACGAAGGCCGAACTGGCGCCGATCGCCGCCCTGCGGGAGTCCTCGATCATCGTGGGCGCCGCGATCGGCGCCGTGTTCTTCAAGGAGCGCTTCGGGGCGCCGCGCGTCCTGGCGGCGGGACTGCTGGTCATAGGGATCGGGCTGATGCTGCACGCGGGCTGA
- a CDS encoding DUF397 domain-containing protein, with amino-acid sequence MSATELHWFKSSYSSSNEPGDCVEVALDWFKSSYSSNPEPGDCVEVATTPATIHIRDSKTPEAPHLTVAPGAWNSFVGHVSDR; translated from the coding sequence ATGAGCGCCACCGAACTCCACTGGTTCAAGAGCAGCTACAGCAGCAGCAACGAACCCGGCGACTGCGTCGAAGTGGCGCTGGACTGGTTCAAGAGCAGCTACAGCAGCAATCCTGAACCCGGCGACTGCGTCGAGGTCGCCACCACCCCCGCCACCATCCACATCCGCGACTCCAAGACCCCCGAGGCCCCCCACCTCACCGTCGCCCCGGGCGCCTGGAATTCATTCGTGGGCCACGTATCCGACCGCTAG
- a CDS encoding DUF1876 domain-containing protein, which produces MMHTTVGWHVELEFQEDETHTRAVAMVRLPDGTEVRAQGHASRHHTDANQPRVGEEIAGARALNELAMQMLTKAHSEIDQASGRTSHPIHV; this is translated from the coding sequence ATGATGCACACCACAGTGGGATGGCATGTCGAGCTGGAGTTCCAGGAGGACGAGACGCACACCCGGGCGGTCGCGATGGTGCGCCTCCCCGACGGCACCGAGGTACGCGCCCAGGGGCACGCCTCACGGCACCACACGGACGCGAATCAGCCACGTGTCGGTGAGGAGATCGCCGGGGCTCGGGCGTTGAACGAATTGGCGATGCAGATGCTGACGAAGGCGCACAGCGAGATCGACCAGGCGTCGGGGCGTACGTCGCATCCGATTCACGTCTGA